In one Candidatus Nitronereus thalassa genomic region, the following are encoded:
- the metF gene encoding methylenetetrahydrofolate reductase [NAD(P)H]: MHIAQVLKQHQPAISFEFFPPKTEAASQELFQTISQLVPLKPAYVSVTYGAGGSTRTLTHDLVVKLREETNLTIVSHLTCVGSGQEEIRQILQTYQDRGIKNIMALRGDPPQTTHIDLAPHQDFHHAVELVRFIKKHFPSMGVGVAGFPEGHPDTPNRLKEIDYLKNKIDAGADYICTQLFFDNRDFYDFRERCELAHINVPIIAGIMPITSKKGMTRMSELALGARFPAKLLRAMNETALPGEAEQIGIHWATEQVLDLLDHEVQGIHFYTLNKSKASLQIYDALGIQNFDMLRK, encoded by the coding sequence ATGCATATCGCCCAAGTCTTAAAACAGCATCAACCAGCCATCAGCTTTGAGTTTTTTCCACCGAAAACTGAAGCGGCCTCCCAGGAATTGTTTCAGACGATTTCACAACTTGTCCCCCTCAAGCCTGCATATGTAAGTGTAACATACGGGGCAGGAGGTTCCACGCGAACCTTAACGCACGATTTAGTAGTCAAGCTTCGCGAAGAAACCAACCTGACAATCGTTTCGCATTTGACATGTGTAGGATCCGGCCAGGAGGAAATTCGCCAGATTCTTCAAACGTATCAGGATCGAGGGATAAAAAATATCATGGCGCTGCGAGGGGATCCACCTCAAACGACTCACATAGACCTCGCACCCCATCAGGATTTCCACCATGCAGTGGAATTGGTCCGTTTCATCAAAAAACATTTCCCTTCCATGGGAGTTGGGGTGGCTGGGTTTCCGGAAGGGCACCCGGATACACCTAACCGCCTTAAGGAAATCGATTACTTAAAGAATAAAATCGACGCTGGGGCGGATTATATTTGCACCCAGTTATTTTTTGACAATCGTGATTTTTACGATTTCCGTGAACGATGTGAGCTGGCACATATTAACGTCCCGATTATCGCTGGGATCATGCCTATCACCTCGAAGAAGGGTATGACTCGCATGTCTGAACTCGCGCTTGGGGCACGGTTTCCAGCCAAATTACTCCGAGCCATGAATGAAACAGCTTTGCCTGGAGAAGCCGAACAAATTGGTATTCATTGGGCTACAGAGCAGGTTTTGGATTTACTTGACCACGAAGTCCAAGGAATTCATTTCTATACCCTGAATAAATCCAAAGCCTCCCTTCAAATATATGACGCACTGGGCATTCAAAATTTCGACATGCTACGAAAGTAA